The following is a genomic window from Microcoleus sp. bin38.metabat.b11b12b14.051.
AGATTTTCGGGCGGGCAGAGTTTGTCTAAATCTCGCTCTAATCCCACGGAGATTTTGTTTTTAGTAATGCGTTTAGCTGCTGATTTGGTATCGGCGGTGCATCAACCAGCGCCAAAAAATGTTTAAATTTGAGTTCATTTAGCCCGAAAAAATATCTGTTAAGAAGAATATTTTGAGCTTTTTGGTAAGCTGATTCAAGTATAAACTGCGATCGGCTTTTTCCTTGTAGTTGCGCCGCGCGATCGATTAGATCGAGTTGATTCGGCTGAACTCGAATGTTGATGGTAACATCGCGGGTATGGCTGACTGACTTTTCAGATTCTGGCGGGTACATAATGGTTACTTTGGGCTAAACAGAGCAGTAATTATCTCTAGAATACTGATATTTTTATTTAACTGGTTAACTGGTTCCCAAGCTGTGCCTGGAAACGCATTTACCGAGGAAGAGCCTCGTGTGCTGGAGGCTCTTCCTCCGGGTAAGTATTCCCAGGCACAGCTTGGGAACGATAGACCATGCTAGTCACAGGAGCGATCGCGGAAACAATAAAATGAGAGGATATAGATTTAGAGGTCGTATTATGTCACCAATTAAACAACGCCTTCTCGAAGCGATCGAACGGACTCCTGAACCGCTTTTAGAGCAAACCCTGACATTCCTGGAATTTTTGACCAGTCGGACACAATCTGCGATCGCCCCAGACTTCGACTCAGATTTTGACTCAGACACCGACTCCAACGACAAAATCCTCGCGGATCTGAAAGCCTCCCTCCACCAAGCCTCATCGGGACAAACTTTCCCCATATCAGAACTCTGGGACGGCATCAATGTCTGATA
Proteins encoded in this region:
- a CDS encoding DUF1778 domain-containing protein encodes the protein MYPPESEKSVSHTRDVTINIRVQPNQLDLIDRAAQLQGKSRSQFILESAYQKAQNILLNRYFFGLNELKFKHFLALVDAPPIPNQQLNALLKTKSPWD